The DNA region GGAGTGCACGCCGCCTTCGGCATAGATGTGGTAGCCGTCGGCGAGGTTGTTGAAGACGGCTTCACCTTCCTCGAACGGGGTGGCGGGGTCGAGTTTGGCGTTCAGCACCAGCACGGGCACGCCCTCCAGTACGAGCGGTTCGCGCTGGGTTTCCTCCTGCGGGGAACTGGGCCAGAAGGCGCAGCTCAAGCCGGTGTACACAGACCCGTCGATGCGCGGGACCGTTCCGTTGGAAGCCTGACCCGCCTCGATGGTCTGTTGGATGCGCTCCTCCTGCGTGCCGCTGAAGAAGACATCGTCCGTGCAGATCACGCTCAGGAACATCGTATCCGAGAAGGTCGGGTCGCTTTCGTAGGTGAAGGTGGCGGGATCGATGAGGGTATTGGCGTACATCAAGCGCAGCATGGGCACCAGGTCGCCTTGTTCGGCGGACGCGAGCGCCTTCAAAAAGATCATGCGGGCGGCAAGCGAATACATTTGATAGGCGGTGGTGTATTCGAGCTGGTTGAAGGTGAATGTGCCTTGCGCTTTCCCACCGTCCGACAGCGGGAACTCATACGGGATCGGCGACTGCGAGACCTTCGCCGCAAGGTCGTCATACACAGCGACGGCATCCCTGCCGCCCATGTCCGCCGCGCACTCGGGGTCTTCGTTGCAGGCGGTCAGCACCGCGACCAATACCCGGTCGAACGCCTGCTCCTGTGAGAGCGAGCTTTCCACGCCGCTGAGCGTCATGTTGATCGTGCCGTCCAGCACGAGGGCGTTGAGCCGCTCGGGATGGGCGCTGGCATAGGTCTGCGCCACGGCGGTCCCATAACTGACGCCGTACATCCAGAACTTCTCTTCGCCCATCAACTGCCGGAACGCCTCGATATCTTCCGCGACCTGATCGGTGCCGAAGAAGGCGAGTTTCTCAGGCTCTATGCCGATCTCGGCGACACATTCCTCGGCGTAGGTCCGCGCATCATCGATGGCGGCTTGCTGTTCCGCGGGCGTGTCGTAGCCTTCCTCGCCCGCCGTGTCGAATTCCGTCAGGTATGCGATGAAGTCCTTTTCGTATGCAACCGGGCATTCCAGCGGGGTCGAGAGTCCAAGACCGCGCTGGTCGAAGTAGACAATGTCGAAATGCTCGAGGATGTCGGTGCTGTAATACTCCCAATAGGCGGTGCTGATGCCTTCGCCGCCGGGTCCGCCGGGGTATGCCTGCACGAACATCCCATAACGCTCGCCGCTCGCCGGCAGGACGCCGAAGACGACCTCGATCGTCTCCGTGTTCGCCTCATCAAAGTGGTCGAGCGGAACCTGCATGCGGATGCAGGTCAGTTCGGGCTTCTCTTCGCAGGGTTCACCGTCAAGCGCGGCGAGGGGACCCGGTATCTCCTGCGCAGGATCGGATGGAACCTGCGTCACCGGTCCCTCCGGCGCGGGCGTGGGCATCAACGTCTGGCATGCCATGCTGAACATGCCAAGCATCAAAATGAATGCAAGAATCTTTTTCATGAGGTCTCCTTTGATAATTCCCCCAAGTGTACCGGAAAGCAGCCGCCGCCGAACGCCCCAATTGTCCTATGCCAGACCGTGCCGGGCGCGCACCTCCGCAATGCGCGACTCGTGATCGGTTTCGCGGTGCGGTGACGGGTCTCCCGCGTCCTTCCCTAACGGACGGCTGGTCAATGCATCGAAGACCGCCCCCGCCCCGTTGGCGACGTTGAGTGGGTCATAGCCTCCCTCGAGCACGAAGACGATCCTGCCGCCGCAGTATTCCTCCGCCATTTCGACCAGTCCCTTCGAGATGTTGTAAAAGCCCTTGGTGGACAGCCCCAGCGTGGTAATCGGGTCGTTCCAGTGCGCGTCGAATCCCGCCGAGATGAGCAGCATCTGCGGGCGGAAGGTCTCGATGAGCGGCTTGAAGATCGCATCCGCAATGCGGGCGAAGGTCTCATCTCCGGCGTAGGCGTGCAGCGGCACGTTGACCAGCCGTCCCCTGGCGTGAGGCGCGTCATCGATCCAGCCGGTGCCGGGGTAGATGCCCCATTGATGCGTGGAGATGAGCGCGGCGCGTTCGTCGTCCATGAAGGCGGCTTGCGTGCCGTTGCCGTGATGTGCGTCGTAGTCGATGACCATCACGCGCTCCATGCCGTGCGCAAGCGCGTCCTGCGCGGCGACGGCGATGCTGCTGAAGATGCAAAATCCCATGGCGCGCTGCGGCTCGGCGTGGTGCCCCGGCGGTCGGACGATGGCGAATGCATTCTTGGCGTCGCCGTTCACCACGGTCCGCGTGCAGGCGATGACGCCGCCCGCCGCGAGCAAGGCATCTTCGTAAGATGTTTCGGTGACGTAGGTGGGCGCGTAATCGATGATCCCCAGTCCCTGTTTGCACACGTCCTCGATCTCGCGGATCATCCTCGGCTGGTGAACACGCCCGATCTCTTCGGGTGTCGCGCGCAGCGGCTCGATATGTTCCGCGCCGAATGAGTCGAGCAGCGGTTCCAACACATCCAGTCTGCCTGGGCGTTCGGGGTGCTCGGGGTATTCGTGATCCCGCGAGGGGACGAAGGTGTACACGGTTTTCATACGGGGATTATATCTTCTTTGTTTCGCCGGCTACTTCCCATATACAGCCTGTTTCCAGATGAAGCGGGAATAATCCCTCCAGAAGTCCGCGTCATTGATGTTGCTGGGTGGAATGGTCGCAGACGGGAGCTGCCTGATGTCGTAATTCGGCTGGGATGAATCGGGCAACCCCTTGGGAATCCCCAGGTCGATCAGGGGTTTATAGCGGATGGTCCATGCATGCGAGTCGCCGTTGACGCCGTCGATCAGGAGCGTGTTCGTCACAATGACAATGTTGGTGTTGTAGGTGTTGTCGAGCACCCACAGACACCTGCTGTTCGACTGTATCCCAATGGGATAGGCGACCAGTCCGAACACGGGTTCCTGTGTCGTGTCGATCGGTTGATCCAGGTTTGGGTCGTAATGGCTGGGTGGAACGGGAATGTTCTCTGAGTTCGTCAGATTCATTTTTTCGACCGGGATCATCAATTTGTTTTTCGACATATTGAACGGATCGCGATGGTGCGGGATGACGGTCATCATAAAAAGCAGTTCTTCCCGCCTGGCGACCTCGCTTATGACCTGATCCACATGTGCGTCAATATCAGGGACCACATACTTTTTTTCCAGGATCTCGCTCAGGTAGGCGGCTTGGATCAATTCCGGATGGATGTACGTGATGATAATGTGCACTTCGCTTGAAGTGCTGAGCCGGATCGTCCTGATATCCGTCCACCTGAAGGTTTCTTCGATCAGGAACTTTAACGCTTTATGTCGCGCGTCAAGCACCTGCAATTCTAGGTTGCCGGGACTGGATCCCCCCGCAATGCCAGAATCACCGTAGATCTTGCCTACCCATTCATGTACAGATGAATTGTATGGATTTGCATTCCCCGCATCCGGCATGCATGGGGTTGGTTTCGCTGGTGTTTGGGAAGGCGTAATTTCACACGCGCTCAACCCTGCGGCGAGAATAATGACCAGCCACCATCGCGCAGTTTGGAGTTGTCTTACTCGTTCGTTGTAGCCGCCTGACATAATCCCGCCTTTCCGATTTACGAGAGTAAAAGGGAAAATTTCTTACCATCATTCAGATGGAGGATGAAAAAACTATAGATGTATTATAGTGAGAATGGACGCCGTATTCAAGAACATTTGTCACTTCCCGCCGAGGGTCAGGTCATTAAAAGGTTCCGCCGCCTGCCAACATGGGGGGGGCATGCTGGTCAGGACGGCGGGGGACACCAAAATACCAGTAAAGGGGAGGGCAGGTGTCTATATAGAGAATATACACCTTAATAATCCGAATTACATTAAGATATTATGAGAAACTGGAGAGAAACGGTCTTATTTTATTTTCGCCTGTTGAAAATATCCAGCCACTCATCCACTTCGCGGGCGGACAGCGTCTTTTCGTCCGTGCCGGTTTTGGGAGCGGATGCCAGCGTATTTCTCAGCA from Anaerolineales bacterium includes:
- a CDS encoding alpha/beta hydrolase, with translation MKKILAFILMLGMFSMACQTLMPTPAPEGPVTQVPSDPAQEIPGPLAALDGEPCEEKPELTCIRMQVPLDHFDEANTETIEVVFGVLPASGERYGMFVQAYPGGPGGEGISTAYWEYYSTDILEHFDIVYFDQRGLGLSTPLECPVAYEKDFIAYLTEFDTAGEEGYDTPAEQQAAIDDARTYAEECVAEIGIEPEKLAFFGTDQVAEDIEAFRQLMGEEKFWMYGVSYGTAVAQTYASAHPERLNALVLDGTINMTLSGVESSLSQEQAFDRVLVAVLTACNEDPECAADMGGRDAVAVYDDLAAKVSQSPIPYEFPLSDGGKAQGTFTFNQLEYTTAYQMYSLAARMIFLKALASAEQGDLVPMLRLMYANTLIDPATFTYESDPTFSDTMFLSVICTDDVFFSGTQEERIQQTIEAGQASNGTVPRIDGSVYTGLSCAFWPSSPQEETQREPLVLEGVPVLVLNAKLDPATPFEEGEAVFNNLADGYHIYAEGGVHSIIGWGYACPDDYVTDLLVNGTVPPEREIVCEDWGADAYSNYTPNLPGSVDDFEDALEMMVALDDNLFYLPESYYGEWTEGWGDTIGCNYGGTYSFEATAAGSSYVYDQCAMMPGLIVTGSGEFNRDTSIFTKTLEISGEKTGSLTFSFDYNVSMARVSGEFDGEAVNLTRRY
- a CDS encoding histone deacetylase; the protein is MKTVYTFVPSRDHEYPEHPERPGRLDVLEPLLDSFGAEHIEPLRATPEEIGRVHQPRMIREIEDVCKQGLGIIDYAPTYVTETSYEDALLAAGGVIACTRTVVNGDAKNAFAIVRPPGHHAEPQRAMGFCIFSSIAVAAQDALAHGMERVMVIDYDAHHGNGTQAAFMDDERAALISTHQWGIYPGTGWIDDAPHARGRLVNVPLHAYAGDETFARIADAIFKPLIETFRPQMLLISAGFDAHWNDPITTLGLSTKGFYNISKGLVEMAEEYCGGRIVFVLEGGYDPLNVANGAGAVFDALTSRPLGKDAGDPSPHRETDHESRIAEVRARHGLA